One genomic window of Methanosarcina acetivorans C2A includes the following:
- a CDS encoding MATE family efflux transporter, whose amino-acid sequence MGKLLFKLSAPSIIGMLVYAFYNVVDTIFVGRALGEESVSGIGGLVIAFPIHMLAMGIAIGLGVGGSSIVSRALGSKELHRAEKALGTVFFLGVFLGLAYSLIGLSFIEPLLKLFGATPGIMPYARSYLEIIMAGSVVFTLGIAAEDLVRAEGNARYAMFGMLLGAGLNIVLDPVFIFGLDMGVRGAAVATVLAQLASTVFLLRYFLAGKGSVAFKPGFLVPDSAISKEVVAIGIGPFIVEASNSVMMIFVNNALATYGGDVSIAAFGIIHRLLLLIFLPMLGISFGLQPIVGYNYGAKQFSRVIESVKVALKVSTLFSLPGFLVMFLFPAPIIHIFSPDPELTAAGTLAMRIVVLILPFIGFQLVGTTVFQALGKPKPAFFLSLARQLLFLLPLVLVLPRFYGLDGVWAAFPISDFLACVLAAGLLEREYQKFKTKEKKEKSFKLSLEIEA is encoded by the coding sequence GTGGGTAAACTTCTTTTCAAGCTCTCAGCCCCTTCCATAATCGGGATGCTTGTTTATGCTTTTTACAACGTAGTCGATACTATCTTCGTTGGCAGGGCTCTCGGGGAAGAAAGCGTTTCCGGCATTGGAGGGCTTGTGATAGCTTTTCCGATCCACATGCTGGCAATGGGAATAGCGATCGGGCTCGGGGTAGGAGGGTCTTCGATCGTTTCAAGGGCTCTTGGGTCTAAAGAACTTCATAGGGCTGAAAAAGCCCTTGGGACCGTGTTTTTCCTGGGAGTTTTTCTCGGGCTTGCTTACTCCCTTATAGGGCTTTCCTTCATAGAGCCGCTGCTGAAACTTTTCGGAGCAACTCCCGGGATTATGCCCTATGCACGGAGTTACCTTGAAATAATAATGGCAGGTTCGGTTGTTTTTACTCTCGGGATCGCAGCCGAAGACCTTGTAAGAGCCGAGGGCAACGCCCGTTATGCAATGTTCGGAATGCTTTTAGGGGCCGGGTTGAATATTGTGCTTGATCCGGTTTTCATTTTCGGACTTGACATGGGAGTCAGGGGAGCTGCTGTTGCAACGGTTCTTGCCCAGCTTGCATCCACTGTCTTCTTATTGCGTTACTTCCTTGCCGGAAAAGGCTCGGTTGCCTTCAAGCCTGGATTTCTGGTCCCGGACTCCGCCATCTCAAAAGAAGTGGTGGCAATAGGCATCGGTCCCTTTATTGTTGAAGCTTCAAACAGTGTCATGATGATTTTTGTAAACAACGCCCTTGCAACCTACGGAGGAGACGTCTCAATTGCAGCCTTCGGGATCATCCACCGCCTGCTCCTGCTAATCTTCCTGCCGATGCTCGGGATTTCCTTCGGCCTCCAGCCCATAGTGGGCTATAACTATGGTGCAAAGCAGTTTTCAAGAGTGATCGAATCGGTTAAGGTCGCCCTGAAAGTCAGCACTCTCTTCTCCCTCCCAGGGTTTCTGGTCATGTTTCTCTTTCCGGCTCCAATCATCCATATCTTCAGCCCTGATCCTGAACTCACAGCCGCAGGAACCCTGGCCATGCGGATTGTGGTGCTTATCCTGCCCTTCATAGGTTTCCAGCTTGTAGGCACAACCGTGTTTCAGGCCCTTGGAAAACCAAAACCCGCTTTTTTCCTGTCTCTTGCAAGGCAGCTCCTGTTCCTGCTGCCTCTGGTGCTGGTCCTGCCGAGATTTTACGGACTGGACGGAGTGTGGGCTGCTTTTCCCATTTCGGATTTTCTGGCTTGCGTGCTGGCTGCGGGATTGCTGGAGAGGGAGTATCAAAAGTTTAAGACTAAGGAAAAGAAAGAGAAAAGCTTCAAATTAAGCCTGGAAATTGAGGCCTGA
- a CDS encoding cohesin domain-containing protein, protein MKKNSWKKLKRDFLSGTCFVLLVLVFATVPGQAQQATVGLSTPELVKESTVYATVNVENAENLDAGQFDLEFNPAVLKVVGIENGSIGKTEIPVQWRSIDSGTVRVIFNLEGVTGVSGSGQLASVGFEVIGDGESELFISDGLLGDTEAKSIDTDWGVSGASSVDADLRDAETEDTPKATPGFEAVLTLTGLTTAIYLIRSGQR, encoded by the coding sequence ATGAAAAAAAATTCATGGAAGAAGTTGAAGAGAGATTTCCTGTCCGGGACCTGCTTTGTCTTGCTGGTTCTGGTATTTGCAACCGTTCCGGGCCAGGCGCAGCAGGCAACTGTCGGTTTAAGCACGCCTGAGCTGGTGAAGGAGAGTACGGTTTATGCAACCGTAAACGTCGAAAATGCTGAAAACCTTGATGCCGGACAGTTTGACCTCGAATTCAACCCGGCTGTCCTGAAAGTTGTCGGCATTGAGAACGGGAGTATCGGCAAGACCGAAATACCCGTGCAGTGGCGTTCGATTGACAGCGGAACGGTCAGGGTGATCTTTAACCTGGAAGGGGTCACCGGAGTAAGCGGTTCGGGACAGCTTGCCAGCGTTGGATTTGAGGTGATAGGTGACGGAGAAAGCGAGCTTTTCATTTCTGATGGTCTGCTTGGAGATACCGAAGCTAAGAGTATTGATACGGACTGGGGAGTTTCCGGAGCCAGCAGTGTCGATGCGGACCTGAGGGACGCTGAAACGGAAGACACACCGAAAGCTACACCCGGTTTTGAGGCAGTGCTTACTCTTACAGGACTGACCACGGCTATCTATCTTATCAGGAGCGGACAGAGGTGA
- a CDS encoding FecCD family ABC transporter permease — METKQHTLTTKEVKIQYKKFIGRKIFFTFFLLASIILVAGISASLGSANLSLGETYSAVLHRFLPAYFASSSLADVCIWNLRLPRIFMGIVAGFGLGVAGCVTQAILKNPLASPYTLGISSGAGFGASLAILTGSGIIGGDYLVIGNAFLFALLCSFIILGLSNRKDATPETMILAGIAMMYLFSAMTTILQYFGEAEAVKEAIFWAVGDLGRSSWPKVSIITITLACCVFLLMIKSLDLNIMAAGDETAASLGVNVKGTRILLMAVTTLLVACIVCFTGTIGFIGLVAPHLTRIAIGGDNRFVLPVSGLFGALLLISADLVARRVLAPIILPVGAITAFMGAPLFLYMIMKRKREYW; from the coding sequence TTGGAAACAAAACAGCATACTTTGACTACAAAAGAAGTTAAAATTCAATATAAAAAATTCATCGGAAGAAAAATATTCTTCACTTTCTTCCTTTTAGCCTCAATAATCCTCGTAGCAGGCATATCGGCCTCTTTAGGGTCTGCAAACCTTTCTCTCGGGGAAACCTATTCTGCAGTACTGCACAGGTTCCTTCCGGCTTACTTTGCGTCCAGTTCGCTTGCCGACGTATGCATATGGAACCTCAGGCTTCCCCGCATATTCATGGGGATTGTAGCAGGTTTCGGGCTTGGGGTTGCGGGCTGCGTAACGCAGGCAATCCTCAAAAACCCGCTTGCAAGTCCATATACACTTGGCATATCCTCGGGAGCCGGCTTCGGGGCATCCCTTGCAATCCTTACAGGTTCGGGGATCATCGGGGGAGATTATCTTGTAATAGGCAATGCATTCTTATTTGCTCTGCTGTGTTCTTTTATAATCCTGGGTTTATCAAACCGAAAGGATGCAACGCCTGAAACCATGATTCTGGCCGGCATTGCGATGATGTATCTTTTCAGTGCAATGACAACTATCCTTCAATACTTCGGCGAGGCGGAAGCCGTAAAAGAAGCAATTTTCTGGGCAGTCGGAGACCTTGGCAGGTCTTCCTGGCCCAAGGTTAGCATAATTACCATCACCCTTGCATGCTGCGTCTTCCTGCTCATGATAAAGTCCCTTGACCTCAATATTATGGCTGCAGGAGATGAAACCGCAGCAAGCCTGGGTGTAAATGTCAAAGGTACCCGAATCCTGCTGATGGCGGTCACAACCCTGCTGGTCGCATGTATTGTGTGCTTTACGGGGACGATAGGTTTTATAGGCCTGGTTGCCCCGCATCTCACGCGCATTGCCATAGGAGGCGATAACAGGTTTGTTCTCCCGGTATCCGGCCTTTTCGGCGCATTACTGCTGATCAGCGCAGACCTTGTGGCAAGAAGAGTTCTGGCTCCGATTATCCTTCCCGTAGGAGCAATAACCGCCTTCATGGGCGCTCCGCTTTTCCTGTATATGATCATGAAACGAAAACGGGAATACTGGTAA
- a CDS encoding class I SAM-dependent methyltransferase — protein MEVKPQIRAWWDTAEHDYDAIAAHGVHSEEERELWTEVITQLLGSDQQLKILDMGTGTGFLALLLAELGYEVTGADWAASKLEKAKKKMERTGNFVNFVVEDAENLSFESEQFDAVVSRHLVWTLANPDSAFKEWARVTKPGGKVLTDIPSRHSHPGNHHFGEEIGKELPFYNGADPGDVISMFEAAGLVNVSVRVFDKMMLVEGEKA, from the coding sequence ATGGAAGTAAAACCGCAAATTAGAGCATGGTGGGACACTGCAGAACATGATTATGATGCCATTGCGGCCCATGGAGTGCATTCCGAAGAAGAAAGGGAACTCTGGACCGAAGTGATTACCCAGCTCCTGGGAAGCGACCAGCAACTGAAGATTCTGGATATGGGAACCGGGACCGGATTTTTAGCGCTGCTACTGGCTGAACTGGGATACGAGGTAACAGGAGCGGACTGGGCAGCCAGTAAACTGGAAAAGGCGAAAAAAAAGATGGAAAGGACCGGAAATTTCGTAAATTTTGTGGTGGAGGATGCAGAAAACCTCTCCTTTGAATCCGAACAGTTCGATGCGGTTGTAAGCAGGCACCTGGTCTGGACCCTGGCTAATCCGGACTCGGCATTTAAAGAATGGGCGAGAGTGACAAAACCCGGAGGAAAAGTCCTGACTGACATCCCATCCAGACATTCCCATCCAGGAAACCATCACTTCGGGGAAGAGATCGGAAAAGAACTGCCCTTTTACAATGGGGCAGACCCTGGAGATGTGATCAGCATGTTTGAAGCTGCAGGGCTTGTGAATGTGTCGGTCAGAGTGTTCGATAAAATGATGCTTGTGGAAGGAGAGAAAGCATAA
- a CDS encoding type VII toxin-antitoxin system HepT family RNase toxin encodes MRQEVIDKLELLEGYIAVLKDLQQYSFEEIEQNYVLRGAVERYLQISLECMLDIGEIIISMEKIKRPQSYKEIFRTLGENGILPETFARKIEPAVGFRNILVHMYAKVEVDKLYEKLQNGIEDMEDFIEYVARFLAERED; translated from the coding sequence ATGAGACAGGAAGTAATAGACAAGCTTGAGCTGCTTGAAGGATATATTGCCGTCTTGAAGGACCTTCAGCAATACAGCTTCGAAGAAATCGAACAAAATTATGTGCTCAGGGGAGCTGTAGAAAGATATTTACAAATCTCGCTTGAATGTATGCTGGATATTGGTGAGATCATTATTTCAATGGAAAAAATTAAGCGTCCACAAAGTTATAAGGAAATATTCCGTACCCTGGGAGAAAATGGAATTCTTCCTGAAACTTTTGCCAGAAAAATTGAGCCCGCCGTCGGATTTCGGAATATACTCGTGCACATGTATGCAAAAGTAGAAGTGGATAAGCTTTATGAAAAACTGCAAAACGGCATTGAAGATATGGAAGATTTCATTGAATACGTTGCCCGATTCCTAGCTGAAAGAGAGGATTAA
- a CDS encoding PAS domain-containing protein: protein MGDSKSFEDSRKLERDVNEQLIGKFLSDDPNPFLRVEKDGTIVYANRAAFPLLEHWGVREKEKLPQALRHSFLKVLTLKNPGCLELTAGKKIYSVRFSPLPEEGCVNIYGFDISRQVEAEEIFRKNEERYRIVAEQTGQLVYDYDISTGEIEWAGAIKELTGYSPEEFGQVDLEGWRDHIHPEDVERAWEIHEKCMRTGEKYLAEYRFRRKDGSYYRVEDSSVYLKNEKGQMNWIIGVIKDISEKKIALEVLEKSEERFRAVAERTGQLIYDYDLRTNRSTWEGAIEELTGYSYEEFQKFVPEVWAEHLHTEDRQRAVETYKKSLDTGEDFHKEYRLRRKDGSYFYAEDNGFYIKDKDGKVYRAAGVIKDITEQKLALEKLERSEERYRLIAEHTGQVLYHDDYIKGTTEWAGAIPEITGYGFEEIQEINTDGWLGLIHPEDREKVMAAHYRCMENGGDFFEEYRLKRADGSYVTVEDEGVYLEDESGNISKALGVIKDIEEKKLAQKKLSESEERFRVAAEQTGQIVFEHDHINDVLTWAGAISEITGYSTEEFREFVGKTWTEHVHPEDRKRTFAEFKKFQEKDSHFRVEYRFRRKDGNYFHVEDSGVYLRNEKGKIRKAIGVIKDITPIKLAAEKLQESEERFRIATEKTGQLVYDYDVASDRIKWAGAIEDISGYTSEEMHKLTAGELLKKHIHPEDYEKAFTYFRNVFKIGGSYSQEYRFKRKSGDYIYVEDCGTYLRDKEGRVYRMIGVIKNITERKLATEELRRSEEKFRIVAEQTGQLVYDYDIPGDKIGWGGDIKELMDYGDEEFKKLSSLEDWKELLHPEDRKRAVDSYNRCLEKGEKYREEYRLKRKDGTYIYVENRGVFLKDENGRIYRMLGANKDITQIKNSLEKVRESEEKYRSFIQNFKGVAFQGDVDFDPVFAEGLLKEITGYSEEEFLSGKVRWDMIVKEEDRLRIFEDAEKLKNIPGTIINREYRIRHKDGKVRWVNEIIQNISDSSGKPVLVQGSIYDITERKEAEEALARTEEIRKKEIHHRIKNNLQVISSLLELQADKFKDREVIEAFRESQNRVASMAIIHEELYRAGDIETLDFSAYLRKLTSDLLSSYTVRKEDVKLKLEAEDTFLGMDTAIPLGIIINELVSNALKYAFPAGRRGEIRIKLCRKEINENKNIDEIISNNYRGSSIKNSYLYSLVVSDNGLGFPENVDFKNTDSLGLQLVNILVEQLEGTIEMEKNGGTTFRISFTETE from the coding sequence ATGGGGGACTCTAAAAGCTTCGAAGACAGCAGAAAGCTCGAAAGGGATGTAAATGAACAATTAATTGGAAAATTTCTTTCCGATGACCCGAATCCTTTCCTGAGAGTGGAAAAAGATGGTACAATAGTCTATGCCAACAGGGCGGCTTTTCCTTTGCTGGAACACTGGGGAGTCCGGGAAAAGGAAAAACTCCCTCAAGCCCTGAGGCACAGCTTCCTGAAAGTGCTTACTCTAAAAAATCCGGGATGCCTTGAGCTTACTGCAGGAAAAAAGATTTACTCCGTGAGGTTCTCCCCTCTCCCCGAAGAGGGCTGCGTAAACATCTACGGGTTTGACATAAGCAGGCAGGTGGAAGCGGAAGAAATATTCCGGAAAAACGAGGAAAGATACCGCATCGTTGCCGAGCAAACGGGGCAGCTTGTATATGATTATGACATCAGCACAGGGGAAATTGAATGGGCGGGAGCAATCAAAGAGCTTACCGGATACAGCCCTGAAGAGTTCGGGCAGGTAGACCTGGAAGGCTGGAGGGACCATATCCATCCGGAAGATGTGGAAAGAGCCTGGGAAATCCATGAAAAGTGCATGAGAACAGGGGAGAAATATCTTGCAGAGTACCGGTTCAGGAGAAAGGATGGGAGCTATTACCGTGTGGAAGACAGCAGTGTGTACCTTAAAAATGAAAAAGGTCAGATGAACTGGATTATTGGCGTAATAAAAGATATAAGTGAAAAGAAAATAGCCCTGGAAGTCCTGGAGAAAAGTGAAGAAAGGTTCCGGGCAGTTGCAGAAAGGACAGGACAGCTTATTTATGATTATGATTTAAGGACAAACCGGAGTACCTGGGAAGGGGCAATCGAAGAACTGACGGGATACAGTTATGAGGAGTTCCAGAAATTCGTCCCTGAGGTCTGGGCCGAACACCTCCATACGGAGGACCGCCAGAGGGCGGTTGAGACCTATAAAAAATCCCTGGATACAGGGGAAGATTTCCATAAAGAGTACAGGCTTAGAAGAAAAGACGGCAGCTACTTCTACGCAGAGGACAACGGCTTTTACATAAAAGATAAGGATGGGAAAGTCTACAGGGCTGCCGGAGTAATAAAGGACATAACGGAACAGAAACTTGCCCTGGAAAAACTGGAAAGAAGCGAAGAAAGGTACCGCCTTATTGCAGAACATACCGGACAGGTCCTGTATCATGATGATTACATAAAGGGAACAACTGAATGGGCGGGAGCAATCCCCGAAATTACCGGATACGGCTTTGAGGAAATCCAGGAAATCAACACCGACGGCTGGCTTGGGCTGATCCATCCCGAAGACCGGGAAAAGGTAATGGCGGCACATTACCGGTGCATGGAAAACGGAGGGGATTTTTTTGAAGAGTACAGGCTCAAAAGGGCAGACGGAAGCTATGTCACCGTGGAAGATGAAGGAGTCTACCTTGAAGACGAAAGTGGAAACATATCCAAAGCACTTGGGGTTATCAAAGATATTGAAGAGAAGAAGCTTGCCCAGAAGAAACTATCAGAAAGTGAGGAGCGCTTCAGGGTAGCTGCCGAACAGACAGGCCAGATCGTCTTTGAACACGACCACATAAATGACGTGCTTACCTGGGCAGGTGCCATAAGCGAAATTACCGGCTACAGCACAGAGGAATTCCGGGAATTCGTTGGGAAGACGTGGACAGAGCATGTCCACCCCGAAGACCGGAAAAGGACCTTTGCAGAATTCAAAAAGTTCCAGGAAAAAGACAGCCACTTCCGGGTGGAATACAGGTTCAGGAGGAAAGACGGGAACTACTTCCACGTAGAAGACAGCGGAGTCTACCTGCGAAACGAAAAGGGGAAGATCCGCAAAGCTATCGGGGTAATAAAAGATATCACTCCCATAAAGCTTGCCGCAGAAAAACTTCAGGAAAGCGAAGAAAGGTTCCGCATAGCAACAGAAAAGACAGGACAGCTCGTATACGATTACGATGTAGCTTCAGACCGCATTAAATGGGCAGGAGCTATTGAGGATATCAGCGGTTATACCAGTGAGGAAATGCACAAGCTTACGGCCGGTGAGCTCTTGAAAAAGCATATCCACCCTGAGGACTATGAAAAAGCATTCACGTATTTTAGAAATGTTTTCAAGATCGGAGGGAGTTACTCCCAGGAATACAGGTTCAAACGAAAGTCCGGGGACTATATTTATGTGGAAGACTGCGGGACTTATTTGAGAGACAAAGAGGGCAGAGTATACCGGATGATCGGGGTGATAAAAAACATCACTGAGAGGAAACTTGCAACTGAAGAACTGCGGAGAAGCGAAGAAAAATTCCGCATCGTTGCCGAGCAGACCGGGCAGCTGGTATATGATTATGACATTCCTGGAGATAAAATAGGCTGGGGAGGAGATATCAAAGAACTTATGGATTACGGGGATGAAGAATTCAAAAAATTAAGCAGCCTGGAGGACTGGAAAGAACTCCTGCACCCGGAGGATCGCAAAAGAGCAGTCGATTCATATAACAGATGCCTGGAAAAGGGAGAAAAATACCGCGAGGAATACAGGCTCAAAAGGAAGGACGGTACCTATATTTATGTGGAAAACAGAGGAGTATTCCTGAAGGATGAAAACGGGCGCATATACAGGATGCTCGGGGCAAACAAAGACATTACGCAGATTAAAAATTCCCTTGAAAAAGTAAGGGAAAGCGAAGAGAAATACCGCTCATTTATACAAAACTTCAAAGGAGTTGCCTTTCAGGGAGACGTTGACTTTGATCCGGTTTTTGCAGAGGGTCTCCTGAAAGAAATAACCGGATACAGCGAAGAAGAATTCCTTTCCGGAAAAGTACGCTGGGACATGATTGTGAAGGAAGAGGACAGGCTCCGCATTTTTGAAGACGCCGAGAAACTGAAAAACATCCCTGGGACGATCATTAACCGGGAGTACCGGATAAGGCACAAGGACGGAAAAGTTCGATGGGTCAATGAGATCATACAGAACATCTCCGATTCTTCAGGGAAACCCGTGCTTGTGCAGGGCTCAATCTATGACATCACCGAAAGAAAGGAAGCAGAAGAAGCCCTGGCAAGGACCGAGGAAATCCGCAAGAAAGAGATCCACCACAGGATCAAGAATAACCTCCAGGTAATATCCAGCCTCCTCGAACTGCAGGCTGATAAGTTCAAAGACAGGGAAGTTATTGAGGCATTCAGGGAAAGCCAGAACCGCGTGGCGTCTATGGCCATTATCCACGAAGAGCTGTACAGGGCAGGGGACATCGAAACCCTTGATTTTTCAGCCTATCTACGGAAGCTGACTTCGGACCTTCTCAGCTCGTATACGGTCAGGAAAGAGGACGTAAAACTGAAACTGGAGGCAGAGGATACATTCCTGGGAATGGACACGGCAATTCCTCTGGGAATCATTATCAACGAACTTGTCTCCAATGCCCTGAAATACGCCTTCCCTGCAGGAAGAAGAGGGGAAATCCGGATAAAACTCTGCCGGAAGGAGATCAATGAAAATAAAAACATAGATGAGATCATAAGTAATAATTATAGAGGGAGTTCAATTAAGAACAGTTACCTTTATTCACTGGTTGTCTCGGACAACGGGTTGGGTTTTCCTGAAAACGTCGACTTCAAGAATACAGATTCTCTGGGCCTGCAGCTGGTAAATATCCTTGTAGAACAGCTGGAGGGTACAATCGAAATGGAGAAGAACGGAGGAACTACATTCAGGATCAGTTTCACGGAAACCGAATAA
- a CDS encoding DUF4198 domain-containing protein — MMQKASQKEAFSPFFPEDLPDIVRGHEIWIEHSMQNVSPGDPVACVLCFGHNMKSDKAVQVKKVSPAIFSALGENRTVEVSTAEDHLLMQFIPTFAGYHTIGVEYDGGILNLPHPGLEGPKYYQQYTKTILPVCQVRNCQVEWIYQTISDLIVGHELEIIPLGYRRYKVGEHILLKILYDGHGLPEATVYGIHSGNQEKPLERTTDQKGMVEFELEKDGKWMFKVGHRDPEKGVKGLYDKKVMTATFTIMNVGE, encoded by the coding sequence ATGATGCAGAAAGCTTCACAGAAAGAAGCCTTTTCTCCCTTTTTTCCTGAAGACCTCCCCGATATCGTACGCGGACATGAGATCTGGATTGAACACAGTATGCAGAATGTTTCTCCCGGAGATCCTGTAGCTTGTGTCCTTTGTTTCGGGCATAATATGAAAAGTGACAAAGCCGTTCAGGTCAAAAAAGTGAGTCCTGCAATTTTCAGCGCCCTGGGAGAAAACCGTACAGTCGAGGTCAGTACCGCAGAGGACCACTTGTTGATGCAGTTCATCCCAACCTTTGCAGGATACCACACCATTGGAGTAGAATACGACGGTGGGATCCTCAATTTACCTCATCCCGGCCTGGAAGGTCCGAAATATTACCAGCAGTATACAAAGACCATCCTTCCGGTATGTCAGGTAAGGAATTGTCAGGTAGAATGGATTTATCAGACAATATCTGATCTGATAGTCGGGCACGAACTGGAGATAATTCCGCTGGGCTACAGGCGGTATAAGGTAGGAGAACACATCCTGTTGAAAATACTGTATGACGGACATGGACTGCCTGAAGCAACCGTGTATGGAATACACAGCGGCAACCAGGAAAAACCTCTTGAAAGGACAACCGATCAGAAAGGCATGGTCGAATTCGAACTGGAAAAAGATGGGAAATGGATGTTCAAAGTAGGGCACAGGGACCCTGAAAAAGGTGTGAAGGGCCTGTATGACAAAAAGGTAATGACTGCAACTTTCACAATTATGAATGTAGGTGAATAG
- a CDS encoding ABC transporter substrate-binding protein, whose protein sequence is MKTKALAGSLFSLLLLTLLALPATASDSAAESDILLSVLGNANEDGAIDMKDVEYTESIILGSGNRTQFADATGDNSIDMLDVTKIELIKLGKAKELTLVDGVGRQVNVALPVENIIPTDYRTTETLLALGTGDMIVGVDRAFHERMSEFGLTELPEVAMHGQSVDYEMVLTLKPDIVLLPLWQAENADEIAKNLPDTSVVVMGLASQKSIDSDLTTMGFVLGKEAEVNELLSWMQGYEVLVEERTKDLKAEDMPAFYYEYMSGGEEKWWVITPDDPSAGQVAEGTGGLNIATGLAGTSVEVDPEWVIEKNPDFMFADLMKGFDSGPGKTKEDMENLLGKVLSGRPGFEKVNAVKNNHVYLVDRDIIGGPRWVIGHIFFTKCMHPELFEDIDPAEIHKEYLKKFHNLEVAGTWAYPLPE, encoded by the coding sequence ATGAAAACAAAGGCCCTGGCCGGATCACTCTTTAGTTTGCTGCTGCTTACATTGCTGGCATTACCGGCAACAGCATCTGATTCTGCTGCTGAATCGGATATCCTGCTCAGCGTTCTCGGAAACGCAAACGAAGACGGAGCCATAGATATGAAGGACGTGGAGTACACCGAAAGCATCATTCTGGGCTCCGGCAACCGGACGCAGTTTGCAGATGCCACGGGGGATAACAGCATCGATATGCTTGACGTAACAAAAATCGAGCTTATCAAGCTTGGAAAAGCGAAAGAGCTTACGCTTGTTGACGGAGTTGGCAGGCAGGTAAATGTGGCTCTGCCGGTAGAAAATATCATTCCAACAGACTACCGTACTACAGAAACCCTGCTTGCTCTCGGAACAGGAGATATGATTGTAGGAGTTGACCGGGCTTTCCATGAGCGGATGTCTGAGTTTGGCCTTACGGAGCTTCCCGAGGTTGCGATGCACGGCCAGTCGGTTGATTACGAAATGGTGCTGACTCTCAAACCCGATATAGTCCTCCTCCCTCTCTGGCAGGCAGAAAATGCCGATGAGATAGCCAAAAATCTTCCGGATACGTCCGTGGTCGTAATGGGTCTTGCTTCCCAGAAAAGCATAGATTCCGACCTGACAACTATGGGTTTTGTCCTGGGAAAAGAAGCAGAGGTAAACGAACTTCTCAGCTGGATGCAGGGCTATGAGGTCCTCGTAGAAGAACGCACAAAAGACCTGAAGGCTGAGGATATGCCGGCTTTCTATTACGAATACATGTCGGGAGGTGAGGAAAAATGGTGGGTTATAACCCCGGACGACCCCAGTGCAGGCCAGGTGGCCGAAGGGACCGGAGGACTCAATATCGCAACCGGATTAGCCGGGACCTCTGTGGAAGTGGATCCCGAATGGGTGATCGAGAAAAACCCGGATTTCATGTTTGCGGATTTGATGAAGGGCTTTGATAGCGGACCCGGAAAAACGAAAGAGGACATGGAAAATCTGCTGGGAAAAGTCCTGTCCGGCAGGCCGGGCTTTGAAAAGGTCAATGCTGTGAAAAATAATCACGTCTACCTGGTTGACAGGGATATTATCGGCGGACCCAGGTGGGTAATAGGGCATATTTTCTTTACCAAATGCATGCATCCCGAACTTTTTGAAGACATCGACCCGGCAGAAATCCACAAAGAGTACCTCAAAAAATTCCATAACCTCGAGGTCGCCGGAACCTGGGCTTATCCTCTTCCGGAGTGA
- a CDS encoding type VII toxin-antitoxin system MntA family adenylyltransferase antitoxin yields MQADDTQSGMEQLERKLREFFLHVDSVTLAYLFGSTVRGEANCLSDIDIAILFDSTLTKKEAFDLQLKLIVDLGDVLKTKNVDLVVLNDSPLLLAFNIIRDGVILKSEERIRVHFETGIMSRYYDEQYYIKRHMKRAIERMAKGRFG; encoded by the coding sequence ATGCAGGCCGACGACACACAATCTGGTATGGAACAGCTGGAAAGAAAGCTGCGCGAATTTTTCTTACATGTAGATAGTGTTACACTTGCTTATCTTTTCGGTTCGACGGTCCGGGGGGAAGCTAACTGCCTGAGTGATATAGATATTGCCATCCTTTTTGACAGCACCCTGACAAAAAAGGAAGCTTTTGACCTTCAGCTGAAGCTGATAGTCGACCTTGGTGACGTTCTTAAAACAAAAAATGTGGATCTTGTCGTGCTCAACGACTCTCCTCTGCTCCTGGCATTCAATATCATACGTGACGGAGTCATTTTGAAATCTGAAGAGAGGATAAGAGTACATTTTGAAACGGGGATAATGTCCAGGTACTATGATGAGCAATATTATATCAAAAGGCACATGAAAAGAGCTATTGAAAGAATGGCTAAAGGCAGGTTTGGATGA
- a CDS encoding VOC family protein, with product MPRVIHFEIRAEDIERAKKFYEDVFGWKIEKWEGPMEYWSITTGKQEEPGINGGMMRRQVGEPGADTPISTYICTIDVPDIDKYLNQIQKHGGKVTGEKRPITGVGWLAYCLDTEKNIFGIMQPDMSAR from the coding sequence ATGCCAAGAGTTATTCATTTCGAGATACGTGCAGAAGATATTGAAAGGGCAAAAAAGTTCTACGAGGATGTGTTCGGCTGGAAGATAGAGAAGTGGGAAGGTCCAATGGAATACTGGAGCATAACAACCGGTAAACAAGAAGAGCCAGGAATCAATGGTGGTATGATGAGAAGGCAGGTAGGAGAACCGGGGGCAGACACTCCGATAAGCACCTATATCTGCACAATAGACGTCCCGGACATCGATAAATACCTGAATCAGATACAGAAGCACGGAGGCAAAGTGACTGGAGAAAAGAGACCCATAACCGGTGTAGGCTGGCTTGCATATTGTCTCGACACAGAAAAAAATATATTCGGGATAATGCAGCCTGATATGAGTGCCAGATAA